A genomic window from Lycium barbarum isolate Lr01 chromosome 4, ASM1917538v2, whole genome shotgun sequence includes:
- the LOC132637983 gene encoding E3 ubiquitin-protein ligase RING1-like, translating to MDKDFDLDLALTVVGIAGDTAEPPRCSTPSDDHDENQLQVLPMVNDENGLCIVCMEGFQRDVDDHGKQLVPCGHVFHANCLTKWLSVHNSCPLCRFKVSAPEQGGFKI from the coding sequence ATGGATAAAGATTTCGATCTTGATTTGGCATTAACGGTGGTAGGAATTGCTGGCGACACGGCTGAGCCACCACGGTGTTCAACGCCTTCCGATGATCACGACGAGAATCAACTTCAAGTATTGCCAATGGTTAATGATGAAAATGGACTTTGTATAGTATGCATGGAAGGTTTTCAAAGAGATGTTGATGATCATGGCAAACAATTAGTCCCTTGTGGTCATGTTTTTCATGCAAATTGTCTTACCAAATGGCTATCCGTTCATAATTCTTGTCCTCTTTGCCGTTTCAAAGTCTCCGCTCCTGAACAAGGCGGATTCAAAATTTGA